In one Gossypium hirsutum isolate 1008001.06 chromosome D09, Gossypium_hirsutum_v2.1, whole genome shotgun sequence genomic region, the following are encoded:
- the LOC107892390 gene encoding uncharacterized protein has translation MNTHFDMMNMDSFHVFLFQKMFTFGGFLLVSISALFFSLFDFFSKVFSRASIFKLKPEEAMLDAIELEDEESEVFEEIESPKLVFKFQFQTQTFEEFSKKFRDIGMETDPSTSTNKYEFNSRNDFEFTMENPNDISFCVKELYTDSNNGLFPKQDFLEENIKDEEAVIIEEVTKEDGGIMEEESREVVNGNECANALDHSSDSNELETLWEHQHLIEQLKMELKKVRATGLPTILEESESPKVMEDLKPWKIDEKFHHVDRMSDLHKLYKSYRERMRKFDILNYQKMYAIGFLQSKDPLQSISSHKSSSPAITSLLHQNLRLRRRKKSNFDPTTKFIKELHSDLEMVYVGQLCLSWEILHWQYEKAMEIWETDPYSLRRFNEVACEFQQFQVLIQRFIENELFEGPRVQNYVKNRCVLRNLLQVPVIREDSVKDKRKGRRKRISDDDDDGITSDMLVEIMEESIRIFWRFIRADKDANVVIKNSRKGTQIEPLEPADLELLTKVQTSLQKKDKKLKDILRSGNCILRKLKKNEEENSNQVLYFFSQVDLKLVARVMNMSKVTKDQLFWCHNKLSKINFVHRKINVEPSFLLFPC, from the exons ATGAATACCCATTTTGATATGATGAATATGGATTCTTTTCATGTATTTCTCTTTCAAAAAATGTTCACTTTTGGTGGGTTTTTGTTGGTCTCCATCTCTGCTCTGTTCTTCTCTCTTTTTGATTTCTTCAGCAAAGTTTTCTCCAG GGCTTCAATATTTAAGCTTAAACCAGAGGAAGCTATGCTTGATGCTATTGAATTGGAGGATGAAGAAAGTGAAGTATTTGAAGAGATTGAATCACCAAAGTTGGTTTTCAAGTTTCAGTTTCAAACTCAAACTTTTGAAGAATTCAGCAAGAAGTTTAGAGATATTGGCATGGAAACTGATCCTTCAACTAGCACGAACAAGTATGAGTTCAATTCAAGGAATGATTTCGAATTTACAATGGAGAATCCAAATGATATAAGCTTTTGTGTCAAGGAATTATATACTGATTCCAACAATGGGTTGTTTCCAAAACAAGATTTCTTGGAAGAAAACATCAAGGATGAAGAAGCTGTTATCATTGAAGAAGTAACAAAGGAAGATGGTGGTATAATGGAGGAGGAATCCAGGGAAGTTGTTAATGGCAATGAATGTGCAAATGCTTTGGATCATAGTTCAGATTCAAATGAATTGGAAACATTGTGGGAACATCAACACTTAATAGAACAGCTAAAAATGGAGTTGAAAAAGGTAAGAGCAACAGGGTTGCCTACAATATTGGAAGAATCAGAGTCTCCAAAAGTAATGGAAGATTTGAAGCCATGGAAGATTGATGAGAAGTTTCATCATGTTGACAGAATGAGTGATCTTCACAAGTTGTATAAAAGTTACAGAGAAAGGATGAGGAAATTTGACATCTTGAATTACCAGAAGATGTATGCAATAG GCTTTCTTCAGTCAAAAGATCCACTTCAATCAATTTCATCCCACAAATCATCGTCTCCAGCAATTACATCTCTTCTTCACCAAAACCTGAGGCTCCGACGCCGAAAAAAGTCCAATTTCGACCCCACCACCAAGTTCATCAAGGAGCTCCACAGTGATTTAGAAATGGTCTACGTAGGCCAACTTTGCCTTTCTTGGGAAATTCTTCATTGGCAATATGAGAAAGCCATGGAAATATGGGAAACTGATCCTTATAGTTTACGTAGATTCAATGAAGTTGCTTGTGAATTTCAACAGTTTCAAGTTCTGATTCAAAGATTCATCGAAAACGAACTGTTTGAAGGTCCAAGGGTGCAAAACTACGTAAAGAACCGATGCGTTTTACGTAATCTCCTTCAAGTTCCAGTTATTCGAG AGGATAGCGTGAAGGACAAAAGGAAAGGTAGAAGAAAAAGAATAAGTGATGATGACGATGATGGCATTACAAGTGACATGCTAGTTGAGATCATGGAAGAATCCATAAGAATATTTTGGCGATTCATTCGAGCTGATAAAGACGCAAATGTTGTCATCAAGAATTCCAGGAAAGGAACTCAAATAGAACCTCTAGAACCAGCTGATCTTGAACTTTTAACAAAGGTTCAAACTAGTCTACAAAAG AAGGATAAGAAGCTTAAAGACATTCTAAGAAGTGGAAACTGCATATtgagaaaattgaagaagaatgAAGAGGAAAATTCAAATCAAGTTCTTTATTTCTTCTCCCAAGTGGATTTAAAATTAGTGGCAAGAGTTATGAACATGTCAAAAGTGACAAAAGACCAACTTTTTTGGTGCCACAACAAATTGAGTAAGATTAATTTTGTTCATAGGAAGATTAATGTAGAACCATCTTTTTTGCTTTTCCCATGTTAA